From one Burkholderia latens genomic stretch:
- a CDS encoding 2-hydroxycarboxylate transporter family protein, with protein sequence MQTSIHTPTRPEAVAEAGPVARERFWPHGWWKLMEIRIGIIPLPVYVILFGLIVGFAVTGKVPGEISMAIAVLAFFGFTCAELGKRLPLLRNIGAAAIFATFVPSALTYYHVLPKPVLNLTVEFTKSTNFLYLFIASIIVGSILSMDRRVLIQGFVKIFIPLAAGSVAAAIVGTAVGTALGLGARHTLLYIVVPIMAGGVGEGAIPLSIGYSELMHLPQGEMFAMVLPPVMLGSLTAIILSGALDMLGKRLPHLTGNGRLQVGESGDMAPESEEIRGHVDVTHIAGAGITAITLYLVGLMAHKLFGLPAPVAMLFLAVLVKLARAVSPPLQEGAFVVYKFFSTAVTYPLLFAIGVAMTPWDKLTAAFTIVNVVTIVSTVATLMGTGFVVGRLLKMYPIDTAIVNACHSGQGGTGDVAILTAANRMQLMPFAQIATRIGGAIVVTVTLILVAHFG encoded by the coding sequence TTGCAGACCTCTATCCATACCCCAACCCGACCCGAGGCCGTTGCAGAAGCCGGTCCAGTCGCGCGCGAACGCTTCTGGCCGCACGGCTGGTGGAAGCTGATGGAAATTCGCATCGGCATCATTCCGTTGCCGGTCTACGTGATCCTGTTCGGGCTGATCGTCGGGTTTGCCGTTACGGGCAAGGTGCCCGGCGAGATCTCGATGGCGATCGCGGTGCTCGCATTCTTCGGCTTCACGTGCGCGGAACTCGGCAAGCGCCTGCCGCTCCTGCGCAACATCGGCGCGGCCGCGATCTTCGCGACCTTCGTGCCGTCCGCGCTGACCTACTACCACGTGCTGCCGAAGCCGGTGCTGAACCTGACGGTCGAGTTCACGAAGTCGACGAACTTCCTGTACCTGTTCATCGCGTCGATCATCGTCGGCAGCATCCTGAGCATGGACCGTCGCGTGCTGATCCAGGGCTTCGTGAAGATCTTCATTCCGCTCGCCGCCGGATCGGTCGCGGCCGCGATCGTCGGCACCGCGGTCGGCACCGCGCTCGGCCTCGGCGCGCGCCACACGCTGCTGTACATCGTCGTGCCGATCATGGCCGGCGGTGTCGGCGAAGGCGCGATTCCGCTGTCGATCGGCTATTCGGAACTGATGCACCTGCCGCAGGGCGAGATGTTCGCGATGGTGCTGCCGCCGGTGATGCTCGGCAGCCTGACCGCGATCATCCTGTCGGGCGCGCTCGACATGCTCGGCAAGCGCCTGCCGCATCTGACCGGCAACGGCCGCCTGCAGGTCGGCGAAAGCGGCGACATGGCGCCGGAAAGCGAGGAAATCCGCGGCCACGTCGACGTCACGCACATCGCCGGCGCCGGCATCACGGCGATCACGCTGTACCTCGTCGGCCTGATGGCGCACAAGCTGTTCGGCCTTCCCGCGCCGGTCGCAATGCTGTTCCTCGCGGTGCTCGTGAAGCTCGCACGGGCGGTGTCGCCGCCGCTGCAGGAAGGCGCGTTCGTCGTCTACAAGTTCTTCTCGACGGCCGTCACGTATCCGCTGCTGTTTGCGATCGGTGTCGCGATGACGCCGTGGGACAAGCTGACCGCCGCATTCACGATCGTCAACGTGGTCACGATCGTGTCGACCGTCGCGACGCTGATGGGCACCGGTTTCGTGGTCGGCCGCCTGCTGAAGATGTACCCTATCGACACCGCAATCGTGAACGCCTGCCACAGTGGCCAGGGCGGCACCGGAGACGTCGCGATCCTGACCGCCGCGAACCGGATGCAGCTGATGCCGTTCGCGCAGATCGCCACCCGCATCGGCGGCGCGATCGTCGTCACGGTGACGCTGATCCTGGTCGCGCACTTCGGATAA
- a CDS encoding sensor histidine kinase produces the protein MRANVQKSFKGIPWWGWAAAAVLYVGVAGAAVDFAWERAIDALEETGAHRLDLYASSLKSELGRFEILPGLVARQDSVRALLKAAPHDAPELVHSVDTYLEAVNRDAGSGAVDVIDLHGEVIAASNWNETISFVGTNVSYRPYFKDALARGSGRFFGIGTNTGVPGVYFASAVRDDGVPVGAAAVKISVDPLESAWRAPGVAAMVVDSNGVIVISTEPAWKFTALRPITAQQQRDIQASRQYAGRTVDVLPYRRIGDRGAAAWFGTFPDTRHAGRSTRYLVMSRPAPQAGDSLMVLLDIAGARRQQQTAFVFVTGAFLIAALLVGYAIQRRRAIVARLNAQDALRRANDRLELTVAQRTAALTAANERMQREIVERERTEQRLRDSQQEVVHAGKLAVLGQMAAGLTHELNQPLVAIRTLCDNARTFFERGQPAPAYANLERIGKLVDSMAVLTGELKTFARKPDVERVAVSLNEAVAHARLIYDARIRDEGVQLDVNIAPGTTVSAESSQLQQVIVNLLGNALDAVHDAPLRRIVIEAADADETGRIRLSVADSGAGIAPDVLPHLFEPFVTTKPRGQGLGLGLAITSRIVEAFGAKIAATNRDEGGAEFTIEFAAATPQQRTEHGR, from the coding sequence ATGAGGGCGAACGTGCAGAAGAGCTTCAAGGGAATCCCGTGGTGGGGTTGGGCGGCAGCGGCCGTGCTGTATGTCGGCGTGGCCGGCGCGGCCGTCGATTTCGCGTGGGAGCGAGCGATCGATGCGCTCGAGGAAACCGGCGCGCACCGGCTCGACCTGTATGCGTCGAGCCTGAAAAGCGAGCTCGGGCGCTTCGAGATCCTGCCCGGCCTGGTCGCGCGGCAGGACAGCGTGCGCGCATTGCTGAAGGCCGCGCCGCACGACGCCCCCGAACTCGTGCATTCGGTCGATACCTATCTGGAAGCCGTGAACCGCGACGCCGGCAGCGGCGCGGTCGACGTGATCGACCTGCACGGCGAAGTGATCGCCGCGAGCAACTGGAACGAGACGATCAGCTTCGTCGGCACCAACGTGTCGTACCGTCCGTACTTCAAGGACGCGCTCGCGCGCGGCAGCGGCCGCTTCTTCGGAATCGGCACCAACACGGGCGTGCCCGGCGTCTATTTCGCGAGCGCGGTGCGCGACGACGGCGTGCCGGTCGGCGCGGCCGCGGTGAAAATCAGCGTCGATCCGCTGGAATCCGCTTGGCGCGCGCCGGGCGTCGCCGCGATGGTGGTCGACAGCAACGGCGTGATCGTGATCTCGACCGAGCCCGCGTGGAAGTTCACCGCGCTGCGGCCGATCACCGCGCAGCAGCAGCGCGACATCCAGGCGTCGCGCCAGTATGCGGGCCGCACGGTGGACGTGCTGCCGTATCGCCGCATCGGCGATCGCGGCGCCGCCGCGTGGTTCGGCACGTTCCCGGATACGCGCCACGCGGGTCGCAGCACACGCTATCTGGTGATGTCGCGCCCCGCGCCGCAGGCCGGCGATTCGCTGATGGTGCTGCTCGACATCGCCGGCGCGCGGCGCCAGCAGCAGACCGCGTTCGTGTTCGTCACCGGCGCGTTCCTGATTGCCGCGCTGCTGGTCGGCTACGCGATCCAGCGCCGCCGGGCGATCGTCGCGCGGCTGAACGCGCAGGACGCGCTGCGCCGCGCGAACGACCGGCTCGAGCTGACCGTCGCGCAGCGCACGGCCGCGCTGACCGCCGCGAACGAGCGGATGCAACGCGAGATCGTCGAGCGCGAACGCACCGAGCAACGGCTGCGCGATTCGCAGCAGGAAGTCGTGCACGCGGGCAAGCTCGCGGTGCTCGGGCAGATGGCAGCCGGTCTCACGCACGAGCTGAACCAGCCGCTCGTCGCGATCCGCACGCTGTGCGACAACGCGCGCACGTTCTTCGAGCGCGGGCAGCCGGCGCCGGCGTACGCGAATCTCGAACGGATCGGCAAGCTCGTCGACAGCATGGCCGTGCTCACCGGCGAGCTGAAGACGTTTGCACGCAAGCCCGACGTCGAGCGCGTCGCGGTATCGCTGAACGAAGCCGTCGCGCACGCGCGGCTCATCTACGATGCGCGCATCCGCGACGAAGGCGTGCAGCTCGACGTGAACATCGCGCCCGGCACGACAGTGTCCGCGGAATCGAGCCAGCTGCAGCAGGTGATCGTGAACCTGCTCGGCAACGCGCTCGACGCGGTGCACGACGCGCCGCTGCGGCGCATCGTCATCGAGGCGGCCGACGCCGACGAAACCGGCCGCATACGCTTGAGCGTCGCAGACAGCGGCGCCGGCATCGCGCCCGACGTGCTGCCGCACCTGTTCGAGCCGTTCGTGACCACCAAGCCGCGCGGCCAGGGGCTCGGGCTCGGCCTCGCGATCACGTCGCGCATCGTCGAGGCGTTCGGCGCGAAGATCGCCGCGACGAACCGTGACGAAGGCGGCGCGGAGTTCACCATCGAATTCGCGGCGGCGACGCCGCAACAAAGGACAGAGCATGGAAGATGA
- a CDS encoding sigma-54-dependent transcriptional regulator: MEDEIRVLVVEDDENVRIGVEQAVALAGFPVDAFASASDALAHVAPGAPVVIVSDVRMPGIDGLQLLERVMAVDPQIPVVLISGHADISTAVGAMHDGAYDFIEKPFSSDVIAGRVARAVEKRRLTLEVQGLRAALNNWHGIDAFVLGKSPAMADVRKKILRLADTSVSVLITGETGTGKELIARSLHDFGGRRDAHFVALNCGGLPEQVFESELFGHEAGAFTGAIKKRIGKIEWAHGGTLFLDEIETMPVSLQIKMLRVLQERVVERLGANELIPVDCRVVAASKADLAELAAEGRFRADLLYRLNVAQIELPPLRERREDVPLLFEHFVLAAARRFGQPAPVATAAQVSELMTHAWPGNVRELQNVADRFVLGLTGDSLLSSGGTATAGGTLAEQLAYFERMLIEDMLRRHNGNVADASVALGMPKKTLYHKLRHLRIPARGDTAADGGE; the protein is encoded by the coding sequence ATGGAAGATGAGATTCGGGTGCTGGTCGTCGAGGACGATGAAAACGTCCGGATCGGCGTCGAGCAGGCCGTCGCCCTCGCCGGATTTCCGGTCGACGCATTCGCGTCCGCGTCCGACGCGCTCGCGCACGTCGCGCCCGGCGCGCCCGTCGTGATCGTGTCGGACGTGCGGATGCCGGGCATCGACGGGCTGCAGTTGCTCGAACGGGTGATGGCCGTCGATCCGCAGATCCCGGTCGTGCTGATCAGCGGGCACGCGGATATTTCGACGGCCGTCGGCGCGATGCACGACGGTGCGTACGACTTCATCGAGAAGCCGTTTTCGTCGGACGTAATCGCCGGCCGCGTCGCGCGCGCCGTCGAGAAGCGCCGGCTGACGCTCGAGGTTCAGGGGCTGCGCGCGGCCCTGAACAACTGGCATGGCATCGACGCGTTCGTGCTCGGCAAGTCGCCCGCGATGGCCGACGTGCGCAAGAAGATCCTGCGTCTCGCCGATACGTCGGTGTCGGTGCTGATCACCGGCGAGACGGGCACCGGCAAGGAGCTGATCGCGCGCAGCCTGCACGATTTCGGCGGCCGGCGCGATGCCCACTTCGTCGCGCTGAACTGCGGCGGCCTGCCTGAACAGGTGTTCGAGAGCGAGCTGTTCGGCCACGAGGCCGGCGCGTTCACCGGCGCGATCAAGAAACGGATCGGCAAGATCGAATGGGCGCACGGCGGCACGCTGTTCCTCGACGAAATCGAGACGATGCCGGTTTCGCTGCAGATCAAGATGCTGCGCGTGCTGCAGGAGCGTGTGGTCGAGCGGCTCGGCGCGAACGAGCTGATTCCGGTCGACTGTCGCGTGGTGGCCGCGTCGAAGGCCGATCTGGCGGAACTCGCGGCCGAAGGGCGGTTCCGCGCGGACTTGCTGTATCGGCTCAACGTCGCGCAGATCGAGCTGCCGCCGCTGCGCGAGCGGCGCGAGGACGTGCCGCTGCTGTTCGAGCATTTCGTGCTCGCGGCCGCACGGCGCTTCGGGCAGCCGGCGCCGGTCGCCACGGCTGCGCAGGTATCCGAACTGATGACGCACGCGTGGCCCGGCAACGTGCGCGAACTGCAGAACGTGGCCGACCGCTTCGTGCTCGGGCTGACCGGCGACAGCCTGCTGTCGTCGGGCGGCACGGCGACGGCCGGCGGCACGCTCGCGGAACAGCTCGCGTATTTCGAGCGGATGCTGATCGAGGACATG